One Spirochaetota bacterium genomic window carries:
- a CDS encoding ABC transporter permease subunit translates to MNLKKILKVMLIYILLLIAIIVTVYPILRIFTISLRPYNKVMSTDLSIIPENFTFQNYKDLFIKKPFFLWLKNSLLISILTAFVSTILAVSAGYAFSRFNFPGRKLGMIFLLVSQMLPATMLLIPLYVLLAKMKIISIYIKVVIVYSSSALPFSIWLLKGYFDTIPIDIEESGLIDGAPIVKVFYDLILPLAKPAVGITFLFSFMTAWSDYIIARVIITKKELFTWPLGIDSMQGQFQTEYGMFAAASLLLAIPVVILFMYTSKYLISGLTLGSVKN, encoded by the coding sequence ATGAATTTAAAAAAAATATTAAAAGTAATGTTAATATATATTTTGCTGTTAATTGCAATAATTGTAACAGTTTATCCAATACTCAGAATTTTTACTATATCTTTAAGACCATACAATAAAGTTATGTCTACAGATTTATCAATAATTCCAGAGAATTTTACATTTCAAAATTATAAGGATCTATTTATAAAAAAACCATTTTTTTTATGGTTGAAAAATTCTTTGTTGATTTCTATTTTAACAGCATTCGTTTCTACAATTTTAGCAGTTTCTGCAGGATATGCTTTTTCAAGGTTTAATTTTCCTGGTAGAAAATTAGGTATGATTTTCTTGCTTGTATCTCAGATGCTTCCAGCTACAATGTTACTTATTCCTTTGTATGTTTTGTTAGCTAAAATGAAAATTATAAGTATATATATAAAAGTTGTTATAGTTTATTCATCTTCTGCTTTACCTTTTTCTATATGGCTTTTAAAGGGTTATTTTGATACTATACCTATAGACATAGAAGAATCAGGATTGATAGATGGAGCACCTATAGTAAAAGTATTTTATGATCTAATTCTACCTCTTGCAAAACCTGCCGTAGGAATTACTTTTCTTTTTTCTTTTATGACAGCTTGGTCAGACTATATAATTGCAAGAGTTATAATAACCAAAAAAGAACTTTTTACATGGCCACTTGGAATCGATAGTATGCAAGGGCAGTTTCAGACAGAATATGGTATGTTTGCTGCTGCTTCACTACTTCTTGCAATACCTGTTGTTATACTTTTTATGTATACATCAAAATATCTTATTTCTGGTTTAACCCTTGGATCTGTTAAGAACTAA
- a CDS encoding sugar ABC transporter permease: protein MFKREFWIKYKTPYLFLFPAFFVICVIVIYPIVYEIYISFLNRNLYTWGTNEKFIFLKNYISILKSVAFYKILGRTILWTFINLIFHVYGGLYYALLLEERLPGHKFIRSILILPWAIPQVILALAWRGEFNPVFGFINVVLGKIGIDPVPWMNHPIWTFVAPVIVNIWLGIPFMMTIISGGLQSINKEFYEAAKIDGASYFQQLRDITLPLLKPILTPAIIIGTIWTFNNLNVIYLVTTPSSYADILVTYVYKDAFVFYNFSSAAAFSILIFLILVFFSLIYIKITGTFSLKGKNLIFY from the coding sequence ATGTTTAAAAGAGAATTCTGGATAAAGTATAAAACCCCCTATTTATTTTTATTTCCAGCATTTTTTGTTATATGTGTTATTGTTATTTATCCTATTGTTTATGAAATTTATATTTCATTTTTAAATAGAAACTTATATACATGGGGGACTAATGAGAAGTTTATTTTTCTAAAAAATTATATATCAATATTAAAATCAGTAGCATTTTATAAAATATTGGGAAGAACTATTTTGTGGACATTTATAAATTTAATTTTTCATGTTTATGGTGGTCTATATTATGCTCTTTTACTTGAAGAAAGGTTACCTGGACACAAATTTATTAGAAGTATTTTAATATTACCATGGGCAATACCTCAAGTTATTCTTGCTTTAGCATGGAGGGGAGAGTTTAATCCAGTTTTTGGTTTTATCAATGTTGTTTTAGGAAAAATTGGTATTGATCCTGTTCCATGGATGAATCATCCAATATGGACTTTTGTTGCTCCAGTTATTGTAAATATTTGGCTTGGAATACCATTTATGATGACAATAATATCAGGTGGCCTACAGTCTATAAATAAGGAGTTTTATGAAGCAGCAAAGATTGATGGAGCTTCTTATTTTCAACAACTAAGAGATATTACTTTACCATTGTTAAAACCAATTTTAACACCTGCAATTATTATTGGAACAATATGGACTTTTAATAATTTAAATGTTATTTACCTTGTTACTACACCATCTTCTTATGCTGATATACTAGTAACTTATGTTTATAAAGATGCTTTTGTCTTTTATAATTTTTCATCCGCAGCAGCATTTTCAATATTAATATTTTTAATCTTAGTTTTCTTTTCTTTGATTTATATTAAAATAACAGGTACTTTTAGTTTGAAAGGTAAAAATTTGATTTTTTATTAG
- a CDS encoding extracellular solute-binding protein — translation MKKRVFSLLVLSLILISFFVLFSCKPGAKEIKSGKLTIWHQMDPAEEALLQELIKKFNEKYPDIKIEAVHYQTEDLRTNYQTAAVAGEGPDIVYGPADNVGVFATLKGGIIKTLDEYLPKDFVASFLDFALANFKYKGKIWGLPDRIGNHLMLIVNKKLLDKRIDSFDEIINNYASYAKNLEDKDPKNDQWPIVFFAKEPFWFVAFYGAFGGNVFKNDNEPDLNNEAMIKALKFYKSLYDKKIIPKDLDYNAADTLFKEGKSLMIINGDWSLGNYQQTMDIVTFPIPKVPGGNYPKPYTSSKGYSINANINDKQVQLAIQFLKFVLSYENQKLWATKLNILPANKKYFGEMEAGASAVIKGSMEQLSYGTPMPTIPEMRAVWDAIRPNLEAVLNGSKTPEQAAADMQKEASEKIAKMKGQ, via the coding sequence ATGAAAAAAAGAGTTTTTTCACTTTTAGTTTTATCTCTAATTTTAATTTCTTTTTTTGTTTTATTTTCTTGTAAGCCTGGTGCTAAAGAGATAAAATCTGGAAAATTAACTATTTGGCACCAAATGGATCCAGCAGAAGAAGCTTTGCTTCAAGAATTGATAAAGAAATTTAATGAAAAATATCCAGACATTAAAATTGAAGCAGTTCACTATCAAACTGAAGATTTAAGAACAAATTATCAGACTGCAGCTGTAGCTGGTGAAGGTCCAGATATAGTTTATGGACCAGCTGATAATGTTGGAGTTTTTGCAACATTAAAAGGTGGTATTATAAAAACTTTAGATGAATATTTACCAAAAGATTTTGTTGCAAGCTTTTTAGATTTTGCTTTAGCTAACTTTAAATATAAAGGTAAAATATGGGGTCTACCTGATAGAATAGGGAATCACCTTATGTTAATTGTTAATAAAAAACTTCTTGACAAAAGAATAGACTCCTTTGATGAAATTATTAATAATTATGCTAGTTATGCTAAAAATTTAGAAGATAAAGATCCTAAAAATGATCAATGGCCAATAGTATTTTTTGCAAAAGAACCTTTCTGGTTCGTTGCTTTTTACGGTGCTTTTGGGGGTAATGTTTTTAAAAATGATAATGAGCCAGATTTAAATAATGAAGCTATGATAAAAGCTTTGAAATTTTATAAATCATTATATGATAAGAAAATTATACCTAAAGATTTAGATTATAATGCAGCAGATACATTGTTCAAGGAAGGAAAATCTTTAATGATAATTAATGGTGATTGGTCTTTAGGCAATTATCAACAAACTATGGATATTGTTACATTCCCAATACCCAAAGTTCCAGGTGGTAATTATCCAAAACCATATACATCTTCAAAAGGTTATTCTATAAATGCTAATATAAATGATAAACAGGTACAACTTGCAATTCAATTTTTAAAATTTGTTTTAAGCTACGAAAATCAAAAATTATGGGCAACAAAATTAAATATTTTACCAGCTAATAAAAAATATTTTGGAGAAATGGAAGCTGGTGCTTCTGCTGTTATAAAAGGTTCAATGGAACAACTTTCTTATGGTACTCCTATGCCAACAATTCCTGAAATGAGAGCTGTTTGGGATGCAATAAGACCAAATTTAGAAGCAGTATTAAATGGATCTAAGACTCCAGAACAAGCTGCTGCTGATATGCAGAAAGAAGCTTCAGAAAAAATTGCAAAAATGAAAGGACAATAA
- a CDS encoding ABC transporter ATP-binding protein, producing MGKVELTNVCKSYIKDKYVIENFNLIIDDGEFCVLLGPSGCGKSTVLRMIAGLEEITGGEIKIDGKTVNQISPKDRDIAMVFQSYALYPHFTVYQNITYPLKIKKVSKEEQDKIVNEVSEILNIKHLLNRYPKELSGGERQRVAIGRAIVRKPKVFLFDEPLSNLDAKLRNSMRSELKLLQKKLNTTFIYVTHDQVEAMTMGTKIVVMNKGKIQQISDPLNLYNNPKNTFVASFIGNPPMNLFKINKLDNKFNFGTFNIKFENILNYENLIVGIRPEKLSFENGEDKNNFFEAKILVIEPLGKEFIYAIEPINNISKHSDFISLISQKYYDIKGDNVKIYFNSNDIKVYDPSSEEIIL from the coding sequence ATGGGTAAGGTTGAATTAACTAATGTATGTAAGTCATATATAAAAGATAAATATGTTATAGAAAATTTTAATCTTATTATTGACGATGGGGAGTTTTGTGTTTTACTTGGTCCATCAGGTTGTGGGAAATCAACTGTATTAAGAATGATTGCAGGTCTTGAAGAAATCACAGGTGGAGAAATAAAGATAGATGGTAAAACTGTTAATCAAATAAGTCCAAAAGATAGAGATATTGCAATGGTTTTTCAGAGTTATGCTTTATATCCTCATTTTACAGTTTATCAAAACATAACATATCCTTTGAAAATAAAAAAAGTTTCTAAGGAAGAGCAAGACAAAATAGTAAATGAAGTTTCTGAGATATTAAATATAAAGCACCTTTTAAATAGATATCCAAAAGAACTTTCAGGAGGAGAGAGACAAAGAGTTGCTATAGGTAGAGCAATTGTTAGAAAACCTAAAGTATTTCTATTTGATGAGCCTCTGTCAAATTTGGATGCAAAATTAAGAAATTCCATGAGATCTGAGCTTAAATTGTTACAAAAAAAGCTAAATACAACTTTTATCTATGTCACTCATGATCAGGTAGAAGCTATGACAATGGGAACAAAGATTGTAGTAATGAATAAAGGGAAAATACAACAGATAAGTGATCCATTGAATCTCTACAATAACCCCAAAAATACTTTTGTTGCTTCTTTTATAGGAAATCCACCTATGAATTTATTTAAAATAAATAAATTGGATAATAAATTTAATTTTGGAACTTTTAATATAAAATTTGAAAATATTTTAAATTATGAAAATTTAATTGTTGGAATAAGACCAGAAAAATTAAGTTTTGAAAATGGTGAAGATAAAAATAACTTTTTTGAGGCTAAAATTTTAGTTATAGAACCTTTAGGTAAGGAATTTATTTATGCTATAGAGCCAATAAATAATATTTCGAAACATTCTGATTTTATCTCTTTAATTTCTCAAAAATATTATGATATTAAAGGAGATAATGTAAAAATATATTTTAATAGTAATGATATAAAAGTATATGATCCATCAAGTGAAGAGATAATTTTATAA